A portion of the Oscillospiraceae bacterium genome contains these proteins:
- a CDS encoding helix-turn-helix domain-containing protein produces the protein MRFDAKEFGGRIRDLRKKKGITQEQLSIMLNVSANHLAKVETGSRCCSIELLQDLSSCLNVRTDYLLNGDAPHNNHLRERLTFLAQELEKITADLPVWG, from the coding sequence ATGCGATTTGATGCAAAAGAATTCGGCGGACGTATCCGCGATTTGCGGAAAAAGAAGGGGATTACACAGGAACAGTTGAGTATAATGCTGAACGTTAGTGCGAACCATCTTGCAAAAGTTGAAACGGGAAGCCGCTGCTGCTCGATTGAGTTGCTGCAGGATCTTTCGTCCTGCCTGAATGTCAGAACGGACTATCTGCTGAACGGAGATGCACCGCATAACAACCATCTGAGGGAAAGACTGACGTTTCTTGCACAGGAATTAGAAAAGATTACGGCTGACCTCCCGGTATGGGGATAG
- a CDS encoding peptidyl-tRNA hydrolase yields the protein MRQLIIARKDLQMSPGKLAAQCCHASLAFLTDPIGMGQGVEPIEKDGEITGYRAEIMLEKATYEEWFDGSFTKTICGAKNRNQLLKAKTIAEELGLVENKDFFLIRDACHTELEPEEFDENGEGMTLTCIGFRPLPDEIAHQISHKFHLY from the coding sequence ATGCGTCAACTCATCATTGCACGAAAAGATCTGCAGATGTCTCCCGGTAAGCTGGCGGCGCAGTGCTGCCATGCTTCGCTGGCATTCCTCACCGACCCCATCGGTATGGGACAGGGCGTGGAACCCATCGAGAAAGACGGAGAAATTACCGGCTATCGGGCAGAAATCATGTTGGAGAAAGCAACCTATGAAGAATGGTTCGATGGCTCTTTTACCAAAACTATCTGCGGGGCAAAGAACCGCAATCAACTGCTGAAAGCAAAAACAATTGCCGAGGAACTGGGGCTTGTGGAAAACAAAGACTTCTTCCTTATCCGGGATGCCTGCCACACCGAGCTGGAGCCGGAAGAATTTGATGAAAACGGAGAAGGCATGACCCTGACCTGCATCGGTTTCCGCCCGCTGCCAGATGAAATTGCACACCAGATCAGCCATAAGTTCCATTTGTATTGA
- a CDS encoding helix-turn-helix transcriptional regulator: MSYDKVQVGNRICGSRLEKGWTQERLAAEAEISVQQLRALEKGQRNLGVDHLGRLSDAMGVSSDFLLKGCSENSTLVCKMLDDLKKKLQPPK; encoded by the coding sequence ATGAGTTATGACAAAGTGCAAGTCGGCAACAGAATCTGTGGAAGCCGCCTCGAAAAAGGCTGGACGCAGGAACGGCTTGCAGCAGAAGCTGAAATTTCAGTGCAGCAGCTTCGCGCATTGGAAAAAGGACAGCGCAATCTGGGAGTAGACCACTTGGGACGCCTGTCGGATGCAATGGGAGTCAGCAGTGATTTCCTGCTGAAAGGTTGTTCTGAAAACAGTACATTGGTTTGCAAGATGCTGGATGACCTCAAGAAAAAATTGCAGCCACCAAAGTAA
- a CDS encoding YitT family protein, which translates to MSDVKGKTGAVLRETAVLTGAVAIIAAGVFFFLVPSHTSVSSISGLGIVLSNFVPLPLSVITMILNVVLLIIGFFTCGREFGAKTVYTSVLLPVFLGLFEKLFPEFSSMTGSQELDVLCYILVVSIGLSILFNRNASSGGLDIVAKIMNKYLHMELGKAMSLSGMCVALSAALVYDKKTVVLSILGTYFNGIVLDHFIFDNSIKRRVCIITEKEEALRQFILHDLHSGATMYEAIGAYNLEKHNEIITIVDKSEYQKLMNFINREDPKAFVTIYNVSGMQYQPKI; encoded by the coding sequence ATGAGTGATGTAAAAGGAAAGACCGGCGCAGTCCTGAGGGAGACGGCAGTCCTGACCGGGGCGGTGGCGATCATTGCGGCGGGCGTTTTCTTTTTTCTGGTGCCGAGCCATACATCCGTCAGCAGCATTTCCGGCCTTGGCATCGTGCTGTCCAATTTTGTGCCGCTGCCCTTGTCGGTCATTACGATGATCCTGAACGTCGTGCTTCTCATCATCGGGTTCTTTACCTGCGGCAGAGAATTTGGCGCAAAGACCGTATACACCAGTGTGCTGCTGCCGGTGTTTCTGGGGCTGTTTGAAAAGCTGTTCCCGGAGTTCAGCTCGATGACCGGCAGTCAGGAGCTGGACGTGCTGTGCTATATTCTGGTGGTCAGCATCGGGCTGAGTATTTTGTTCAACCGCAATGCATCCTCCGGCGGGCTGGATATCGTGGCAAAGATCATGAACAAGTACCTGCACATGGAATTGGGAAAAGCCATGTCTCTGTCGGGAATGTGTGTGGCGCTTTCCGCGGCCCTGGTCTACGATAAAAAGACCGTGGTGCTGAGTATCCTCGGTACTTACTTCAACGGCATCGTGCTGGACCATTTCATCTTTGATAACAGCATCAAACGCCGCGTCTGCATCATCACCGAAAAAGAGGAGGCGCTGCGTCAGTTCATCCTCCATGACCTGCACAGCGGTGCGACCATGTACGAGGCCATCGGTGCATACAATCTGGAAAAGCACAACGAGATCATTACCATCGTGGACAAGAGCGAATATCAGAAGCTGATGAACTTTATCAACCGGGAAGACCCCAAGGCTTTTGTTACCATTTACAATGTGTCCGGCATGCAGTATCAGCCCAAGATCTGA
- a CDS encoding ADP-ribosylglycohydrolase family protein: MLGAILGDIVGSPYEFDHNNYKHKDFPLLSEKSHFTDDTVMTAAVARGLIAGKGIPERTFEETKSEMRIWGETYPHAGYGGMFRRWLYAENPKPYGSFGNGSAMRVSAAGWLFDTLDKTLEMAKVTAEVTHNHSEGIKGAQATAAAIFLARTGRSKPAIKQYVEQTFGYDLNRTCDEIRPTYHHVETCQETVPEAIIAFLESVSFEDALRNAVSLGGDSDTLACITGGIAEAFYGMPQELRDETLKRLPEDIREAYELLCFMIAKMI, encoded by the coding sequence ATGTTAGGAGCAATCTTGGGTGACATCGTGGGCAGTCCCTATGAATTTGACCACAACAATTACAAGCACAAGGATTTTCCGCTGCTGAGCGAGAAATCGCACTTCACCGATGATACAGTCATGACCGCTGCGGTGGCACGGGGATTGATTGCAGGTAAAGGCATCCCGGAGAGAACATTTGAAGAAACAAAGAGCGAGATGCGCATTTGGGGAGAAACATACCCTCATGCCGGTTACGGCGGGATGTTCCGCCGGTGGCTGTACGCAGAAAATCCGAAGCCCTATGGTAGTTTCGGCAACGGCTCGGCTATGCGGGTGTCGGCAGCAGGCTGGCTGTTCGACACGCTGGACAAAACATTGGAAATGGCAAAAGTGACCGCTGAAGTCACCCACAACCACTCGGAGGGCATCAAAGGCGCGCAGGCCACGGCGGCAGCGATTTTTCTGGCCCGTACCGGCCGCAGCAAGCCGGCAATCAAACAATATGTGGAGCAGACCTTCGGTTATGACCTGAACCGTACCTGCGATGAAATTCGGCCGACCTATCATCATGTGGAGACCTGTCAGGAAACTGTGCCGGAAGCCATCATCGCTTTTCTGGAAAGCGTCAGTTTTGAGGATGCACTTCGCAATGCGGTCTCTCTGGGCGGCGACAGCGACACCCTTGCCTGCATCACCGGCGGCATTGCCGAAGCTTTTTACGGGATGCCGCAGGAACTGCGGGACGAGACTTTGAAACGTCTGCCGGAGGATATCCGGGAAGCATATGAACTGTTGTGCTTCATGATTGCCAAGATGATATAA
- a CDS encoding pentapeptide repeat-containing protein has translation MTERYCEGERFADLSFTEETFEDCDFTDCVFVDCSFTKCELDHTTLNECKFVRCEITGLRSTHSSVQSLDFEDCRLNEIEWAPLMSNGAFPDPIHTLKGCSLKYNTFTEMNFNRFNFSDGNEIVGSMFAKCEMQLANFKGVELYETEFYQCDLRKADFRDAAGYKVDILGSRLKDAKFSLPEAVNLLADLKIKLS, from the coding sequence ATGACAGAGCGTTATTGTGAGGGTGAACGGTTTGCTGACCTGTCGTTCACCGAGGAGACTTTTGAGGACTGCGACTTTACCGACTGCGTGTTTGTGGATTGCTCCTTTACCAAGTGCGAACTGGATCATACCACGCTGAACGAGTGCAAATTCGTGCGGTGTGAGATCACAGGTCTGCGCAGTACCCATTCCTCGGTGCAGTCGCTGGATTTTGAGGACTGCCGCCTGAATGAAATCGAGTGGGCACCGCTGATGTCCAACGGTGCCTTCCCGGACCCCATCCATACGCTGAAGGGGTGCAGCCTGAAATATAACACCTTCACCGAAATGAACTTCAACCGCTTCAACTTTTCAGACGGAAACGAGATCGTCGGCTCTATGTTTGCCAAATGCGAGATGCAGTTGGCGAATTTCAAGGGCGTGGAACTTTACGAAACGGAATTCTACCAGTGTGACCTGCGCAAGGCGGATTTCCGGGATGCCGCCGGTTATAAGGTGGACATTCTGGGCAGCCGCCTGAAGGATGCGAAATTTTCCCTGCCGGAAGCGGTGAATCTGCTGGCAGATTTGAAGATCAAGCTGTCGTAA
- a CDS encoding Cof-type HAD-IIB family hydrolase, which yields MSIRLICSDIDGTLLQYGKKELESEIFEQIRELHRRGILFCPASGRQYTSLRKLFAPVADCCVFLCENGGVIYKDEQCIAKNPMPRALAEEIANDLWTRSDGQGEVMLSGQNTAYLMERGLGMLKRIQFIGNNYQIIHDPSEVPEEITKVSVYLHEGVESYTERFVPRWKEANCAVAGPYWIDTTFANKGIGVRSICKTLDIALADVMAFGDNYNDVSMLDIVGVPYIMDGAAAPLREKYPNHTPRPEDVLREFLKQA from the coding sequence ATGTCAATCAGACTGATTTGCAGCGACATTGACGGTACGCTGCTGCAATACGGAAAAAAGGAACTGGAAAGCGAGATTTTTGAACAGATACGGGAGCTGCATCGGCGCGGCATTCTGTTTTGCCCGGCATCCGGTCGGCAGTATACCAGCCTGCGCAAGCTCTTTGCACCGGTGGCGGACTGCTGTGTGTTTCTCTGCGAAAACGGCGGCGTGATCTATAAAGACGAACAGTGCATCGCCAAGAACCCGATGCCCCGTGCGCTGGCCGAAGAAATCGCCAACGACCTGTGGACCCGCAGCGACGGGCAGGGCGAAGTGATGCTTTCCGGCCAGAATACTGCATACCTGATGGAGCGAGGTCTGGGAATGCTCAAGCGTATTCAGTTCATCGGGAACAATTATCAAATCATCCATGACCCTTCCGAGGTGCCGGAGGAGATCACAAAAGTATCGGTGTATCTGCACGAAGGCGTAGAATCTTACACGGAACGGTTTGTCCCACGATGGAAAGAGGCGAACTGCGCTGTGGCAGGGCCGTACTGGATCGACACCACCTTTGCCAACAAGGGCATCGGTGTGCGCAGCATCTGCAAGACTCTGGACATCGCCCTTGCCGATGTGATGGCTTTTGGCGACAATTATAACGATGTGTCGATGCTGGACATTGTGGGTGTGCCCTACATTATGGATGGTGCCGCCGCACCGCTGCGGGAAAAGTACCCGAACCATACACCCCGCCCAGAGGATGTGCTGCGGGAGTTCTTGAAGCAAGCGTAA
- a CDS encoding desulfoferrodoxin family protein produces the protein MKAKFYICNHCGNLVTTIHNAGVPLVCCGEKMKELVPNTVEASGEKHLPVAELSGSRLTVTVGAVEHPMADVHYIQWIFVETENGGQIRYLNPGQAPKAVFELGSEKPVAVYAYCNLHGLWMTKL, from the coding sequence ATGAAGGCAAAGTTTTACATCTGCAATCACTGTGGCAACCTCGTCACTACCATCCATAACGCAGGCGTTCCGCTGGTCTGCTGCGGGGAGAAAATGAAAGAGCTGGTTCCCAATACGGTGGAAGCCAGCGGCGAGAAGCATCTGCCGGTGGCAGAGCTTTCTGGCAGTCGTCTCACGGTCACAGTGGGCGCGGTGGAGCACCCTATGGCGGATGTTCACTATATTCAGTGGATTTTTGTGGAGACTGAGAACGGCGGGCAGATCCGCTATCTGAATCCGGGGCAGGCACCCAAAGCTGTTTTTGAACTGGGCAGTGAAAAGCCGGTGGCCGTTTACGCATACTGCAATCTGCATGGGCTCTGGATGACGAAACTCTGA
- a CDS encoding macro domain-containing protein, translating to MPFLMIRNDITKVAADAIVNPANRNLLQGSGTSRAIYQAAGEQELTASCEAIGRCDLGRAVCTPAFGLPAKYIFHAVCPAWHGGGFGEAEQLASAYHSALELAAEYHCESVAFPLLSSGNYGYPKEQAFRIAVDIITQYVMEHDLTVYLVLYDRHSLAVSRKLSASVEEYIDDHYVAQNDESYEFDRWRRESAERRRRLEEEAAPMLEAAAPPAAPMAARSLEHLMNNLGESFTTRLLRLIDERGLKDSTVYKQSNISRQHFSKIQCNRDYNPKKKTVLAFAVGLHLSEDETIDLLKSAGYAFSDGSKRDWIVRYCLEHKIYNINQVNTLLFEYDQEQLGA from the coding sequence ATGCCGTTTCTGATGATCCGCAACGACATCACCAAAGTGGCGGCGGATGCCATTGTCAACCCGGCCAACCGGAACCTTTTGCAGGGCAGCGGCACCAGCCGTGCCATCTATCAGGCGGCAGGGGAGCAGGAGCTGACCGCTTCCTGTGAAGCCATCGGCCGCTGCGATTTGGGCAGGGCCGTGTGTACCCCGGCGTTCGGTCTGCCCGCAAAATATATTTTCCATGCAGTCTGCCCAGCGTGGCACGGCGGCGGGTTCGGCGAAGCAGAACAATTAGCCAGTGCCTACCACTCTGCACTGGAATTAGCCGCAGAGTACCACTGCGAGAGCGTGGCCTTTCCGCTGCTGTCCAGCGGAAACTACGGCTACCCCAAGGAGCAGGCCTTCCGCATTGCAGTGGATATAATCACGCAGTACGTCATGGAGCACGACCTGACCGTGTATCTGGTGCTCTACGACCGGCACTCGCTGGCGGTGAGCCGCAAGCTGTCTGCCTCAGTGGAGGAGTACATCGATGACCACTATGTAGCGCAAAACGATGAAAGCTACGAGTTTGACCGTTGGCGCAGAGAATCCGCAGAGCGTCGGCGCAGGTTGGAGGAAGAAGCTGCACCGATGCTGGAAGCGGCTGCTCCGCCTGCTGCCCCTATGGCAGCCCGCAGTCTGGAACACCTGATGAACAATCTGGGCGAGAGCTTCACCACCCGGCTGCTGCGGCTCATTGACGAGCGGGGGCTGAAAGACTCCACCGTGTACAAGCAGTCCAACATCTCCAGGCAGCATTTCTCCAAAATTCAGTGCAATCGCGACTACAACCCCAAAAAGAAAACGGTGCTGGCCTTTGCGGTGGGGCTGCACCTGTCCGAAGATGAAACCATCGACCTGCTCAAGAGTGCGGGCTATGCCTTTTCGGATGGCTCCAAGCGGGACTGGATCGTGCGGTATTGCCTGGAACACAAAATCTATAACATCAATCAGGTCAATACGCTGCTGTTTGAATACGATCAGGAACAGCTGGGTGCGTGA
- a CDS encoding VWA domain-containing protein: protein MKKNLTELVFILDRSGSMGGLEQDTIGGFNAMLTRQKEQEGEANVTTILFDHEVQLLHDRFPLKAVAPLTEKDYYVRGCTALLDAIGYGVEKMVNIQRHLPENERAEKVIFVITTDGLENASKRFSYEKIRRMIEREKEQYGWEFLFLGANMDAVKEAARFGISSDRAVRFENDAQGVAVNYHVVSETVSRMREAPCCASIGAEWKEQIEADFQKRHHR, encoded by the coding sequence ATGAAGAAAAATCTTACCGAGCTTGTTTTCATTCTGGACCGCAGCGGTTCCATGGGCGGGCTGGAGCAGGACACCATCGGCGGGTTCAATGCTATGCTGACCCGGCAGAAGGAGCAGGAGGGCGAGGCCAACGTGACCACGATCCTGTTCGACCATGAGGTGCAGCTGCTGCACGACCGTTTCCCACTGAAGGCTGTTGCACCGCTGACCGAAAAGGACTATTACGTCCGTGGCTGCACGGCCCTGCTGGATGCCATTGGTTACGGCGTGGAGAAGATGGTGAACATTCAGCGCCATCTGCCGGAGAATGAGCGCGCCGAAAAGGTCATCTTTGTCATCACCACCGACGGACTGGAAAACGCCAGCAAACGGTTTAGCTATGAGAAGATCCGCCGGATGATCGAGCGGGAAAAAGAGCAGTACGGCTGGGAGTTCCTGTTCCTCGGTGCCAACATGGACGCCGTGAAGGAAGCTGCCCGCTTCGGCATCTCGTCCGACCGGGCTGTGCGGTTTGAGAATGACGCACAGGGCGTGGCGGTCAACTACCACGTTGTCAGCGAGACGGTTTCCCGGATGCGGGAGGCACCCTGCTGCGCGTCCATCGGCGCAGAGTGGAAAGAACAAATCGAAGCTGATTTCCAGAAGCGGCATCATAGGTAA
- a CDS encoding phage Gp37/Gp68 family protein — protein sequence MHDIWNPWHGCVKCSEGCQNCYMYFLDRMRDQNGAEIYKTKSGFSYPLQKDRTGHYKIQSGEQIRVCMTSDFFLEEADPWRVEAWDIMRQRSDVVFFLLTKRPQRVRECLPPDWGSGWDNIFFNVTCENQRRADERIPILFDLPFKHKGIMCAPFIGPVSIRQYLSAGQIEQVICGGENYDGARPCNFDWVKSLRQECVDANVTFCFIETGTVFIKDGRRYHLPSKQLQSRMAYKSGMNFQGRPIHFDLVDDWGYPIPQEDLYVPHFRANCETCGSKLICNGCSDCGKCL from the coding sequence CTGCACGACATCTGGAATCCATGGCACGGCTGCGTCAAGTGCAGCGAGGGCTGCCAGAACTGCTACATGTATTTTCTCGACCGGATGCGGGACCAGAACGGAGCCGAGATCTACAAAACGAAAAGCGGCTTTTCCTATCCCCTCCAGAAAGACCGCACCGGACACTACAAAATCCAGAGTGGTGAGCAGATTCGGGTCTGCATGACCTCGGATTTCTTCTTGGAAGAAGCCGACCCGTGGCGGGTTGAGGCGTGGGACATCATGCGCCAGCGCAGCGATGTGGTGTTTTTTCTGCTCACCAAACGGCCGCAGCGGGTACGGGAGTGCCTGCCGCCGGACTGGGGCAGCGGTTGGGACAACATCTTTTTCAACGTCACCTGTGAAAATCAGCGCCGCGCCGATGAGCGCATTCCCATCCTGTTTGACCTGCCCTTCAAGCACAAGGGCATCATGTGCGCGCCCTTCATCGGGCCAGTAAGCATCCGGCAGTACCTTTCCGCCGGGCAGATCGAGCAGGTCATCTGCGGCGGCGAAAACTACGATGGTGCCCGCCCCTGCAATTTCGATTGGGTCAAGTCTCTCCGGCAGGAATGCGTGGATGCCAACGTGACCTTCTGCTTTATCGAGACCGGCACCGTGTTCATCAAGGACGGCAGGCGCTACCACCTGCCCAGCAAGCAGCTGCAAAGCCGGATGGCTTATAAATCCGGCATGAATTTTCAGGGCAGGCCCATTCATTTTGACCTCGTGGACGACTGGGGCTACCCTATCCCGCAGGAAGATCTCTATGTGCCCCATTTCCGCGCAAACTGCGAGACCTGCGGCAGCAAGTTGATCTGCAACGGCTGCAGTGACTGTGGAAAATGCTTATAA
- a CDS encoding DUF262 domain-containing protein → MARYSVNNYTVDVLLADIKSGNIAIPEMQRPFVWDATQVRDLIDSLYKGFPVGYIIVWQNPSVKLKDGTVAIGKKVLIDGQQRITAMAAAIVGQEVLDSHYKWKRVCIAFNPIDEIFEVANSANQKSSKWIPDIAKVLDVSFGSFSFVMEYCQKNGIMDKAQEINDTINRLRAIQNNSIGVITLAEDLDIDSVTEIFIRINSKGVVLSQADFAMSKISSNEIYNGNVTRKTIDYFCHLLESPEDLKEIKKNDAEFAARPEFEAIKWAAAKNAPIYRTCYTDILRVAFTYKFKRGKLADLVSLLSGRDFETREFKIEIEERSFNQLHEAVLQAVNQTNYERYLMIVRSAGIVKKSLIRSQNVLNFGYALFLALRERKVDSNQIEKIVRKWLALSILTGRYSSGSPESAFDYDIKRFFAYDDPMQYLNITEAGELSEAYWKVNLVQRLNTSVASSPYFNMFLVAQVKAHDKGFLSMEIDIESMLENRGDIHHLFPKNYLIKNGIVQAQYNQIANYAFIQQEINIKIKDSSPAHYMTEVIGQCNTKKPVYGGIIEQDRLAENLKQNCIPDGFESMEIGDYQDFLQRRRELMAEKIHQYYDSL, encoded by the coding sequence ATGGCACGATATAGCGTGAATAATTATACGGTGGATGTGCTTTTGGCGGATATAAAATCCGGTAATATTGCGATTCCGGAAATGCAACGTCCATTTGTATGGGACGCAACGCAAGTGCGTGATTTGATTGATTCGCTCTATAAGGGCTTTCCGGTCGGATATATTATCGTATGGCAAAATCCAAGTGTAAAGTTGAAAGACGGAACAGTTGCAATAGGGAAAAAAGTTCTGATCGACGGGCAACAGCGTATTACTGCTATGGCGGCTGCAATTGTGGGGCAGGAGGTTTTAGACAGCCACTATAAATGGAAACGGGTCTGTATTGCGTTTAACCCCATTGACGAAATATTTGAAGTGGCAAATTCCGCAAATCAAAAAAGCAGTAAATGGATTCCGGATATTGCAAAAGTGCTGGATGTGTCCTTTGGTTCTTTTTCTTTTGTGATGGAATATTGCCAGAAAAACGGAATTATGGACAAAGCACAGGAAATCAATGACACAATCAATCGGTTGAGGGCAATACAAAATAATAGCATTGGTGTTATTACGCTGGCAGAAGATTTGGATATTGACAGTGTAACGGAAATTTTTATTCGAATCAATTCTAAGGGTGTAGTTCTGTCGCAAGCAGATTTTGCAATGTCTAAGATTTCTTCGAATGAAATATATAATGGAAATGTGACCCGAAAAACGATTGATTACTTCTGTCATTTGTTGGAGTCTCCGGAGGATTTGAAAGAAATCAAGAAAAATGATGCTGAATTTGCGGCGAGACCGGAATTCGAAGCTATAAAGTGGGCAGCTGCAAAGAATGCACCGATTTATCGCACATGTTATACGGATATTCTTCGTGTTGCATTTACATATAAATTCAAGCGAGGAAAGCTAGCAGATTTGGTTAGCTTGCTTTCAGGTCGAGATTTTGAAACACGTGAATTTAAGATCGAAATAGAAGAAAGGTCGTTCAATCAATTACATGAGGCAGTTCTGCAAGCGGTGAATCAGACAAATTACGAACGGTATTTGATGATTGTGCGCTCAGCGGGAATTGTGAAAAAATCGCTGATTCGTTCACAAAATGTTTTGAACTTTGGCTATGCGCTTTTTCTTGCACTTCGTGAACGAAAAGTGGATAGTAATCAAATTGAAAAGATTGTACGCAAGTGGCTGGCTTTGTCTATTTTGACGGGAAGATATTCTTCTGGCTCGCCAGAGTCTGCATTTGATTACGACATTAAGAGATTCTTTGCTTATGATGATCCGATGCAGTACCTGAATATCACAGAGGCGGGCGAATTATCTGAGGCGTACTGGAAGGTAAATCTTGTTCAACGGCTGAACACATCGGTTGCGAGCAGTCCATATTTTAATATGTTCCTTGTGGCACAGGTCAAGGCACACGATAAAGGCTTTTTGTCGATGGAAATTGATATTGAGTCCATGTTGGAAAACAGAGGCGATATTCACCATTTGTTCCCGAAAAATTACTTGATAAAAAATGGAATTGTGCAAGCACAATACAATCAAATTGCGAATTATGCTTTTATTCAACAGGAAATCAACATTAAAATTAAAGATAGTTCGCCAGCCCACTATATGACTGAAGTGATAGGGCAATGCAATACGAAAAAGCCTGTTTATGGTGGAATCATAGAACAAGATAGGCTGGCTGAAAATCTTAAACAGAATTGTATTCCAGACGGATTTGAAAGCATGGAGATTGGCGACTATCAGGATTTTCTACAAAGGCGTCGGGAACTGATGGCCGAGAAAATACATCAATACTATGATTCTCTCTGA
- a CDS encoding Hsp20/alpha crystallin family protein codes for MLMPTVFHENLFDDFFDPFWNDAALERAMNREARGAFGKRGANMMKTDVKQTDNGYEVAVDLPGCKREDVQMELDDGYLTIQAVRSHSNDEKDKKGRYLRRESFSGTCARSFYVGDVKKEDIHAKFEDGVLHVELPAPQQTKALPENPNLIEIE; via the coding sequence ATGCTTATGCCGACTGTTTTCCATGAAAACCTGTTCGATGATTTCTTCGATCCGTTCTGGAATGACGCTGCACTGGAACGTGCTATGAACCGTGAGGCTCGTGGTGCCTTTGGTAAGCGTGGTGCAAACATGATGAAGACCGATGTCAAACAGACGGATAATGGCTACGAAGTAGCGGTTGACCTGCCGGGCTGCAAGAGGGAAGACGTCCAGATGGAACTGGACGACGGCTACCTGACCATTCAGGCAGTGCGCAGCCACAGCAACGATGAAAAGGATAAGAAGGGCCGCTATCTGCGGCGCGAATCCTTCTCCGGCACCTGCGCACGCAGTTTCTACGTGGGCGATGTGAAGAAGGAAGACATCCATGCAAAGTTCGAGGATGGCGTCCTGCATGTTGAGCTGCCTGCTCCTCAGCAGACGAAGGCTTTGCCTGAGAACCCGAATCTGATCGAGATCGAGTAA
- a CDS encoding DUF523 domain-containing protein yields the protein MKILVSACLLGENCKYSGGNNYNQAVCDFARGHQVVPVCPEVLGGLPTPRCPAEIVQGVVTNKEGINVDREFRAGAAKALAIAKENGVELAILQSRSPSCGVKEIYDGTFSGTKIPGQGVFAKMLMDEGVRVLDAGELPKIILKNEDGKCQSD from the coding sequence ATGAAGATTCTGGTCAGCGCCTGCCTGCTGGGCGAAAACTGCAAATACAGCGGCGGAAACAATTACAATCAGGCGGTTTGCGATTTTGCGCGGGGGCATCAGGTGGTTCCGGTCTGCCCGGAGGTTTTGGGCGGCCTGCCCACACCGCGGTGCCCGGCGGAAATCGTGCAGGGCGTTGTCACGAACAAAGAGGGCATCAATGTGGACCGGGAGTTCCGAGCGGGCGCAGCGAAAGCCCTTGCCATCGCAAAAGAAAATGGGGTGGAGCTTGCCATCCTGCAATCCCGCAGCCCCAGCTGCGGCGTGAAGGAAATTTACGATGGAACGTTTTCCGGGACAAAGATTCCCGGACAGGGCGTTTTTGCCAAGATGCTGATGGACGAAGGCGTCCGTGTTCTGGATGCCGGGGAATTGCCTAAAATTATCTTGAAAAATGAGGACGGAAAATGTCAATCAGACTGA